In Ascaphus truei isolate aAscTru1 chromosome 2, aAscTru1.hap1, whole genome shotgun sequence, the genomic stretch gcaagatgtgcattgagtggcattttcaatcctgctcattctagcaactatgaagtttataagtgctaacagtaaactgtacttcaataaactataccttgtttaaccgcttccttgttcaaactgcttctggttctaactgcacacactttaaacaaccagcactgcttctggttctaactgcacacactttaaacaaccagcacttcaaatcaaccacacagattagtcagtacacgcaagctcaggattcgttagaagcctctgtttaaatagggacacacaccaggtgtgttaggttatcaattaactaaccccacccactgcaggtgtgttaggccagcaaattaaccaaccacaaccactctgcctcaggcaggaaaggggaaaaaaagttacaggcttcaaattacagcacaatttaaaaatagattaacccactgcacactccccaaaaacagccacccctgctagtatacgcagtacttccctttccttctggttctaactgcacacactttaaacaaccagcacttcaaatcaaccacacagattagtcagtacacgcaagctgtcttttgttgaaaatataaaaataaacaggttgcattgtaaagtttttttctgtatcacaataagaaaagttaagtaaaagttgcgcgctaaaagatatttttttcgtggtaggtgctcTATGggttcagtgggggggggggtgcactaTGGGatcgggggaggggtgggggccctgctcctttcttttgtcccgggccccatgatttctgttggcggccctgggtgtAACAAGAGGTCCCACtttgtataaaatggtttaccaCACTCTGAACAAGCAAATTATTTCCCCTGTGCAAATCATGTGGTGTGTGAGGTCATTCATCCAAGAAACGTTTTTCCTAAACTCTGTCCATGTGAAAGGCCTCTCCCTGCATGAATTTGTTGGTTTCTGAAGAGGTGACCCTtaacactgaattgtttcccacactgacCAAGCAAATGGTTTCTATATTTGGGTGTGACAGGAGGTCACActttgtactgaattgtttccaacaccctgaactagggttagacaataacaaaaatacttCCCACCATAAGAGTATTAAGTAATTTATCGTGATAATATTCAGCAATATATTAACACCCAATATAAAGCAAAAGTCGTCAAAATGTTCAAGATCATTTATTGTGAAACATATTTCTTATACAAATCcatttcatttttaataaaatttaaagaccccctttcttcaccattttatttttatttatttagcaaatattttaccaggaagtaatacattgagagttacctctcgttttcacgtatgtcctgggcatagagttacgatgacaaataatacatggttacaaatacagttacataagtgaacagggtatacattatatacaagactttgcatgcagttaaagataatatatattataggcgtatgtaacagttacagaccagactaaatgtgagacagccttagttttttaagaacttaaactggtggtggatgcgagTCTCTTtgataggttgttccagttttggggtgcacggtaagaaaatGTACAATTACTCCCTCGACCCCCCTTCTCCTGTACACATTAATAGGGCATGGGGAGGCGTGGGTTAATGGGCATGCCGCATGGGGAATGAGGGGGTCAAAAGGCACGGGTGAGAGCCGAGAGAAatatgggggagagaaaggggttgagtcatggaggaagggaagggttaagaggcatggcagaggggaagtggttaatATGGAGGGGTGAGATTACCAGCAAAGGATTCCTTATAGCTGCATGTGAAAGTCAAGGAGCTCCCAGACTCGATCCCACTCCACTGTCTCTAACAGATCCACACTCAGTCCTCTCTCTGACACAGTCCCCACCCCCACGCCTCTCTGCCAGACCCACCCCCACTCTGCAGCTGCTGATAGGAATGCCATGGCAAAATGTAATGGCAAGTATTGCGTTACCGTCCATTTTTATTACTGCAGTATTACTATGCTACTGGAatattgcccaaccctacttTGAACAATTACATATTTTATCTCATGTATGAATCCTCATGTGTGTAAGGCGGCTGATcctctgtgaaaagctttccccacactatgtacatggaaatggtttctacagtgtatgaatcctgtggtgggtgaggaggtggctcatttgagaaaagcttttcccacactccacATGTGAAtcatttctctcctgtatgagtcatctggtgctTGAGGAGTGTATTCTTAATACTGAAtcgtttcccacactctgcacatgtgaatggtttctcttaagtatgagtcatctggtgtctgaggaggtggctcttactactaaattgtttcccacactctgtacatgtgaatggtttctcccctgtatgaatccgttCATGGATGAGGAGTTCCgtcttccgagaaaagcttttactacactctgtacatgtgaatggtttctcccgtgtatgagtcatctggtgtctgaggaggtggctCTTACTACTAAatggtttcccacactctgtacaggtgaatggtttttctcttgtatgaatcatctggtgtctgaggagacgCTGCTTAattgtgaattgtttcccacactctaaACATGTGAATAGTTTcttccctgtatgaatccgctcatggttgaggagatccgacttccgagaaaagcttttactacactctgtacatgtgaatggtttctcccctgtatgagtcatatgGTGTCTGAGGAGATTTTTCcgagtactgaattgtttcccacactctgtacatgtgaatcgTTTCTCTtcagtatgagtcatctggtgtctgaggaggtggctcttactactaaattgtttcccacactctgaacatgtgaatggtttttctcttGTATGAATCCGCTCTGGCTTGAGGAGTTCtgtcttccgagaaaagcttttactacactctgcacatgtgaatggtttctctcctgtacgagtcatctggtgtctgaggagtgtattcttaatactgaattgtttcccacactctaaACATGTGAATAGTTTcttccctgtatgaatccgctcatggttgaggagatctgacttccgagaaaagcttttactacactctgcacatgtgaatggtttctctcctgtattattcatctggtgtctgaggaggtggctCTTACTACTAAATTGTATCCCACattctgaacatgtgaatggtttctctcctgtatgagtcatctcgTGTCTGAGAAGGTGgctcttagtactgaattgtttcccacactctgaacatgtgaatggtttctctcctgtatgagtcatctggtgtctgagaaGGTCGCTCTTAgttctgaattgtttcccacactctgaacatgtgaatggtttttctcctgtgtgagtcatctggtgtctgaggagatgGCTCGGACTATTAAATTGcatcccacactctgaacatgtgaatggtttttcacctgtatgagtcatctggtgtctgaggaggtggctCTTACTACTAAATTGtatcccacactctgaacatgtgaatggtttttctcctgtatgaatcatctggtgtctgaggaggtggctcttactactaaattgtttcccacactctgaacatgtgaatagTTTCTTCCCTGTATGAACCCTCTCATGGTTGAGGAGATCCgtctgagaaaagcttttactacactctgtacatgtgaatggtttctcctcTGTATGAgtaatctggtgtctgaggagggtcGACTTATTACTtaactgtttcccacacactgtacaagtaaaaggagtcactgctgtctgaatcatctggtgtgaaagaagtttccccttcagtgagaaactgctcccaccatctgtacatgtaaaggtttgctCTCTAGCGGGGACACAAAGGTGTATGAGCAGGTCCCTGTAGAGTGAGAAgcttttgccacactgacaacagaGAAAATGCTGAGCATCGTGGCTTCTTCTTAAATCTCTCgcataccttttgctggacccatatttagagtccgtctctgctgtgtgctgtacaatGTCTGTAAAGTCACCATcatgtggcactggttccttgTATGTGTCCAAAACCTGGCAGGAATCATTGTTTTTTGGCATGTCTGGGCTGCGAGGAGTCAGACAGCTTCTGGATGTATCAGAGCTCAAGTTCTGTTCCTCATTCAGGCCGTtctctaacagaagtaaacaaaaaagacagaacaaatgttttcaatctgtaaaTCAAATGACTGAATGcaaattacaaatccaaaacactgAAGAATCTATTTCACCAATACTTAATTAACAAAATATTCTCTTCACCCAGGGTTTTAAAATTGTAGACCATGGATATCCAGTGACCCCTAATGACTTTGGTGGTGGTCCTGAAGGCCTGAAATGTATTTGTAGCAGTTCTCAGTGAAATCATTGAtacatatataacttgtatttattactgttcattattccagcggtgcacaaactggggggagcaagattgtttaggggagGCGCAGGCGTCTGGTGGCGATTTGCCTGGAACAGAGAAAAAAAGCAGTCGGTAGCTGCAATTTCATTTTCaaccattaggtggcgctgtgctgcagAGCTCCTGCAGGACCTCCTTGTTGCATGCAGCGTGATGAGAGCGTGAGTGTGAGAGGGTGTCATGGGGTGGGTGTGCCATGGGGGGAATGTGCCATGGGGGGAATATGTTATGGGGAACGGGGTGAGTGTCATGGGAggcggaggggggtgagagggagtgtCATGGGGGGTGAGGGTGTTAGGGTGTGTCATTGGGAATGTGTGTCATggggcggggggtgaggggttgagTGTGTCATGGGtaggggggaggagcggagggggtgagagtgtgtcaTTGGGAAGGGGTGTGTCATGGGGAAGCGGTGAGAGTgtgtgatggggaggaggggtgagggcgTGAGAGTGCgtgatggggaggaggggtgagggggtgagagtgcgtgatggggaggaggggtgagggggtgagagtgtgtcatggggagggggtgagagtgtgtcatggggagggggggatgagtgtgtcatggggagggggtgatgagtgtgtcatggggagggggggatgagtgtgtcatggggagggggggatgagtgtgccatggggagaggggatgagtgtgccatggggagaggggatgagtgtgtcatggggaggggggatgagtgtgtcatggggaggggggatgagtgtgtcatggggaggggggatgagtggttcatagggaggggggatgagtgtgtcatgggaggggggatgagtgtgtcatggggagggggatgagtgtgtcatggagagggggatgagtgtgtcatggggagggggggatgagtgtgtcatggggaggggggatgagtgtgtcatagggagggggggtgagtgtgtcatggggagggggggatgagtgagtcatggggagggggggatgagtgtgtcatggggaggggggatgagtgtgtcatggggagggggggatgagtgtgtcatggggaagggggatgagtgtgtcatggggaagggggatgagtgtgtcatggggaagggggatgagtgtgtcatggggaagggggatgagtgtgtcatggggaggggggatgagtgtgtcatggggaggggggatgagtgtgtcatggggaggggggatgagtgtgtcatggggaggggggatgagtgtgtcatggggagggggagatggggagggggaggtggggagtgtCATGGgtaggggggatagggggtgagtgtgtcatggggaggggggttaggggATGAGTGtatcatggggagggggtgagtgtgtgtcatggggagggggagaggggtgattgtcatggggagggagagaggggtgagtgtcatggggaggggtggtgagtgtgtgtaatggggaggggggtgagggtgatatggggaggggggatggggtgtcAGGGGGAGCAGGTGTCATGGGTACGGGGGATGAGGGAGTGAGGGTCTCAAGGCGAGGgggtgtcatggggaggggggagggagtgtcatggggaggggggagggagtgtgtcatggggagggggggatgagtgtgtcatggggaagggggatgagtgtgtcatggggaagggggatgagtgtgtcatggggaagggggatgagtgtgtcatggggaagggggatgagtgtgtcatggggaggggggatgagtgtgtcatggggaggggggatgagtgtgtcatggggaggggggatgagtgtgtcatggggaggggggatgagtgtgtcatggggagggcggatgagtgtgtcatggggagggcggatgagtgtgtcatggggaggggggatgagtgtgtcatggggagggggagatggggagggggagatggggagtgtcatgggtaggggggataggggtgagtgtgtcatggggagggggtgagtgtgtatcatagggagggggtgagtgtgtgtcatggggagggggtgagtgtgtgtcatggggagggggagaggggtgagtgtcatggggagggggagaggggtgagtgtcatggggagggagagaggggtgagtgtcatggggaggggtggtgagtgtgtgtaatggggaggggggtgagggtgatatggggaggggggatggggtgtcAGGGGGAGCAGGTGTCATGGGTACGGGGGATGAGGGAGTGAGGGTGTCAAGGCGAGGgggtgtcatggggaggggggagggagtgtcatggggagtgggggtgtcatggggaggggatgaaagtgtgtcatggggaggggggaaggggagtgagggagTGTCATGGGGAGTGGGGATGAGGTGGTAAGGGTGtcaaggggagggggtgagtgtgtcatgggg encodes the following:
- the LOC142488028 gene encoding uncharacterized protein LOC142488028 encodes the protein MPKNNDSCQVLDTYKEPVPHDGDFTDIVQHTAETDSKYGSSKRYARDLRRSHDAQHFLCCQCGKSFSLYRDLLIHLCVPAREQTFTCTDGGSSFSLKGKLLSHQMIQTAVTPFTCTVCGKQLSNKSTLLRHQITHTEEKPFTCTECSKSFSQTDLLNHERVHTGKKLFTCSECGKQFSSKSHLLRHQMIHTGEKPFTCSECGIQFSSKSHLLRHQMTHTGEKPFTCSECGMQFNSPSHLLRHQMTHTGEKPFTCSECGKQFRTKSDLLRHQMTHTGEKPFTCSECGKQFSTKSHLLRHEMTHTGEKPFTCSECGIQFSSKSHLLRHQMNNTGEKPFTCAECSKSFSRKSDLLNHERIHTGKKLFTCLECGKQFSIKNTLLRHQMTRTGEKPFTCAECSKSFSRKTELLKPERIHTREKPFTCSECGKQFSSKSHLLRHQMTHTEEKRFTCTECGKQFSTRKNLLRHHMTHTGEKPFTCTECSKSFSRKSDLLNHERIHTGKKLFTCLECGKQFTIKQRLLRHQMIHTREKPFTCTECGKPFSSKSHLLRHQMTHTREKPFTCTECSKSFSRKTELLIHERIHTGEKPFTCTECGKQFSSKSHLLRHQMTHT